The DNA window GGCAGCTCGTCATCAACACGACGACCACGATCGTGACCTTTCTCATGGTGTTCCTGATCCAGCGCGCCCAGAACAAGGAGGCTCGCGCGACGAGCATCAAGCTGAACGAGATCCTCGCGGCCATCGAAGGCGCCAGCAACCGGCTGATCGACGTCGAGGATCTCTCGGAGGAGGAGCTGGACACGCTGCACCGCCACTTCCAGTCGCTCGCGCGCATGGCGAAACAGGACAGCAATCTCACCCGATCCCATTCGGTCGAAGAGGCGAAGGCCCGGCATCACG is part of the Candidatus Eisenbacteria bacterium genome and encodes:
- a CDS encoding low affinity iron permease family protein, encoding MNRSSLWSHINQAAARFSTRVTAWSGGTLAFGAAFSLILLWLVAGPLFGFSDSWQLVINTTTTIVTFLMVFLIQRAQNKEARATSIKLNEILAAIEGASNRLIDVEDLSEEELDTLHRHFQSLARMAKQDSNLTRSHSVEEAKARHHVKSRRARAGAGNGRARNSRRPGRHVATTGRAGST